The Metarhizium brunneum chromosome 5, complete sequence sequence CTAGCTCAGAGTTCTCAAGGAGTCGAGATTTCGTTCTCTCTCAAGATCACCGAAAAGGACGACAACAGCAGCGTTGCTGAATGGGCTTGCTATACCTCCAGTTCTACGAATAACGCCAACTGGAAGTGCCACGCCAAAGGACATGTTCGCGTTGAATTTGCAATGCCTGTGGACGGGCATCTGCCGCCCAGAAACCCTCCCGACGTGTCGTTAAGTACACTAGACATGGATCGGTTCTACGAGTGCTTGGCCGATATTGGCCTCCAGTATTCTCTCGAATTCAGAAGCTTATCTAGTGTTCAGAGGCGCCTTGGATATGCGACGGCGAGCGTGTCGCACATCGCCACTGACTTTGGCGCCATCATCCACCCTGCTTTACTAGACTCTTCCTTTCAGTCTCTGTTCGCGGCATATTGCTGGCCAGGAGATGAAACTCTCAACTGCCCATTCGTACCCACGTACCTCAAAAGACTTCGAATCCTCAACATCGGGGTGCCCGAGGGCGAGCCACTCGTTATTGACTCCTATTTGACCAGTGTCAACGTTTCAGACATCACCTGCGACATTGACATTGCACTCACGGACAAGAACAAACCATTTGTGCAGCTCGAGGGTCTCACTTGCACTTCACTCCTCCGTCACGACCCCAAAAACTCCAAGGAGCTATACACCCGGACTGAGTGGGAAGTTGACGTCCACAGTGAGATTCGTACTTTGGAGGTTGCTCAATCAGATGAGCAGCAGAACCTGGAGCTGGTTGACCTCTGCGAGCGCTTTGCTTACTACTACTTGAGAAATCTGGATAAAGTTGTTCAACGGAAGGAGGTTGAAACAATGGAGTGGCATTATCAGCGCGTCTTCGAGTGGATCGACTATTTGTTTCCGATGATAGAAATGGGCAAACATCCCACAATCAAGCCCGAATGGTCCAAAGATCAACTTCCATGGCTGTTGGAGCAGAAATCCCAGTATCCCGACCAAATTGACCTCATGTTGATCCAGGCAGTCGGCGAGAACCTTCCGGCTGTGGTTCGCAAGCAAACCACGATGCTCGAGCACATGGTCAAGGACGACGTCTTGAACAGGTTTTATAAAGAAGGCCTCGGGTTCCAAAGAGCAAACGGCTACATGTCGCGCATTTCACGACAGATTGCGCATCGGTATCCTCGGATGAACATTCTTGAGATTGGCGCCGGAACCGGAGGAGCGACCAAGGGAATTCTCCAGTCGCTCGGCAGCACCTTTGGCACTTATACCTTTACAGACGTTTCTACTGGATTTTTTGAGGCCGCTGCAGAGCAATTCAGTCCGTGGGCTGACAAGATGATCTTCAAGGCCCTCAACATCGAGAATAGCCCGACAGAGCAAGGATATAGCGAAGCGTCATACGATCTAATCATTGCCTCCAACGTTCTTCACGCAACCAAGACGCTCTCAGAAACTATGAGCAACGTCCGTCGGCTACTGAAGCCGGGTGGATTTTTGTTGCTTCTAGAAGTCACCAGTGACATTGTTCgagtgaagatgatgatgtcgggCTTGTCTGGCTGGTGGCTaggtggtgatgacggccGACGACACGGTCCAACCATCACCGTTCCGGAGTGGGATACGCTGCTTCGCTCAACGGGATTCTCGGGAGTGGACAATACTTTCAACGACTTTAACCACAGCTCCAAATACATGACGTCTGTGATGCTTTCGCAGGCTGTGGATGAGAGGGTCCAGTTCCTCCGCCAGCCACTCTCCAGCCGAGGAGATTCGACCATGGCCGATTCTCTGACCATTGTCGGTGGCACCCAGGGCAACGTGTCAAATATCATTGCTAGACATCTTGCTGATTGCCATCCTCGGCTGGTTGTTCAATGTGTGGCAGGTTTCGAGGACTTCGCGTCCCCCCTCAACAGCACGGCCATGAAATCGCTTTTGGTTCTGCAGGATCTGCATGAGCCTGTTCTTCAAAACCTGGCTTCATCTACGCTAGTCGGTCTTCAGAAAGCAATTAATCAGTGCCGGCAAGTTCTGTGGGTGTCGAGCGGCTGTCGCAAGGATAACCCGTTTGCAAATATGTCTGTTGGCCTGTGTCGCAGCTTGTCCTCGGAATACCCCCATATCAGGATTCAGCATATCGATGTCGAGACTCGCCTTGATCAGGGTACCGTGCACTGCATTTCCGAAGCAGCGCTTAGGCTTTTGCACTGGGAAAAATTGTCTGCCGACACTCTCTGGTCGTTTGAGCCCGAGTTGATCCTGGAGGATACAAAGTGGTATATTCCTCGACTCGTGCCAGATGAAAAGCTGAACCAGCGACTTACTTCCACCAAGATGGCTGTCCAGGTCGACACGTCTCTCAAAGAAAGTACAGTTGAGATTTTTTCTGAAGCATCAAAATACCTAGTCACCCAGTCTGTGCCTTGCATCGAAGCCGAACAACAGACGCCACTGTCAACCATCAATGTGACCAAGGCACTTCTCCATCCTGTCGCCACAGAATGCCATAAAGACTATTTCCTGTGCTACGGATACAGGGGTAGCTGTCTGGATATTCCtgtcttggccttgaccacTGCTAATGCTTCCTCTGTTTCTGTTCCGGAGCACTTTGTATTCGACTTGCCAGCGGTCGTGGCCGACGGCGCTGCGGTTTTGCAACGAGCAGCATTTTCGGTGCTCGCTGAGCAGGTGCTTGAGGACGTTGATACACCTGGAACAATCTTTCTGCATAATGAAGATCAGCGCTTCTCTTTAGTTGTCCGTCTGGCTGCAGCCAAGCTGGGGTTGAGGTGCATTGCTACGACGTCTCAGGAACCAGCATCTTCTACCAGTCAATCAATATTCATTCACCCTCATTCCTCACATCGAGTATTGAAGGCCTTGATTCCTCAAAACACAAAGAGTTTCATTGACTTTTCAACTGATGGGGTAGACCAATCTCGCTTCCGAGATTGCCTCCCTCCAACATGCCGATTCTACGCACTGAACCACATGGTTGCGACGGGCAGCAACGTTTCTGGCATTTCCGTCCCACAAGCCATCAAGGCTTTAACCTCTCCCTTGGATTCTTGTCTCTTAAATACTGTGAATCAAGTCAGCATCTCTGAGCTTCATGGCCAGGCTGCTGCCAGATTCCCCTACGGAACTGTGGTTGACTTCGTCGTTGAGTCGACGATCGCCAGAGTACCTCCGTTGCAGTCGACCAGGCTGTTCCGTTGCGATAAGACGTATCTTCTCGCCGGATGCACCGGTGGTCTTGGCAAGGCGCTGTGCAGATGGATGGTAGCTTCTGGCGTGCGGCATCTGGCGCTGACGACACGAAATATCAGCGCTGTGGACGAGGTGTGGGTTAGAGAAATTGAGCGCGCCGGCGCGTGTCTCAAGCTCTACCAGGTTGATGTGAGTGATATTAATGCCTTGCAAGCCGTATATGAAGATATTGGACGCAACATGCCGCCGGTTGTCGGTGTCGCCAATGCTGCCATGGTACTCTCCGATAAGTCCTTCGGTGAGCTGAAGACGGACAACTTTGACATTGTGTTTGGACCCAAGGTCCGTGGAACTCAGAACCTTCATGATATCTTCAAGGGTCAGGCTTTGGACTTCTTTATCATGTTTTCTTCCCTTGCCAGTGTTGTTGGTAATCGAGGCCAGTCCAACTACGCCGCTGCCAACCTGTTTATGACCACGATTGCCGAGCAGCGCAGAGCAAGCAATCTGGCCGCTTCCGTTATTCACATTGGCATGGTCCTCGGTGTTGGTTATGTTTCTTCCACGGGCACGTATGAGAACACTTTGCGACAGTATAACTACATGCCCATCTCCGAGTCCGACTTCCTCAACATGTTCTCTCAAGCCATCTTAATCGGACACCCGAAGTCCAATCACCCGTGCGAACTAATCACTGGCCTTAATCGATACAGCCTCAATTCCGATGCCCAGCAGTACTTTTGGCATGAGAACATGCGGTTCAGTCATCATTACATCGAAGAAGAACAGCGAAAAGTCTCAACGGCCACCAGAACCTCTGTATCTGAGCGCCTGGAGGATGCTCGGGGGGGCGAAGAAATTCTAGCTGTGATTGAAGAAGAATTCTGCACAAAGCTGGAGCGCATGCTCCAAGCTGAAGCTGGCACCATCAAAGCTTCCCAGTCTCTCGCGAACCTTGGGGTGGACTCCTTGGTAGCAGTTGAAATCCGATCTTGGTTCTTCAAAGAAGCTGACGTGGACATCCCAGTATTGGACGTCCTCAATACTGGTACTATTTCGGAGCTTTGCGAACGGGCTGCGCAAAGCGTTGCGGCCGCTCAGTTGTCTGATGCTGAAGAGTGTGGCAAAACGGACGATAAGGTATGTTACTCTCGGGATATGTTGAAGAGTACTAACTAATCTCTCTGTGATGTAGTCTCCCACTCTGTTGTCGGCAAATATACCAGCCAGCAACCAATCCACTGCGGCAAACACATCTGTTCCGCATTCTCTTTTTGAAGAGTCGTCTCGAGGGGGTAGTGAGACTCCAAGTGAGGATATGggtagttccgatattagcTTACCCTCGAGACGCGACTTCGAATTTGAACGGTGCGGTCGACTGTCGTTCGCCCAAGAGCGACTGTGGTTTCTACAGAAATACCTCCAAGATCCTACGACCTACAATGTCACTATGGCTTACAAGATTTCTGGCCCGCTACGACGGAGAGACTTTGAGGATGCCTTCGAAAAGGTCATCCAGCGTCATGCATCTTTGCGTACCGGTTTTTACGTCGATGCTGATACTAGTCTCCCAATGCAGCGCGTTTACAAATACCCCCATTTCCGTTTCACACACAAAGAAGGCGCTGATTATGAGGAGGAGTATCACAATATGCAGAAGATGCGGTATGATTTGGAGAGCGGTGACGTTATAAGTGCCACGATTATAAGGTACACTGACCAAGAGCACGTTTTTATTCTCGGCTTCCACCACGTTGCCATGGATGGATTTAGCGCCCAAATTCTCGTCAAGGATTTAATTCGCGCCTATGGAGGACTCACGATATCCTCAGGTTGCAATGAATACCTGGACTACGCTATCCATCAGCGAGATGCTGGTGTCCCCGTTGAGGTCAGCAAGTTTTGGATGTCCGAGTTCAACACTCTGCCTCCGGTTCTTCCCCTTTTCGACTTTGCCGAATGTAAAACTCGCACACCTCTTCTTGACTACAAGACCAAAGCGGTCGAAAGGACAGTTCCCATGACGGTGTCTTCCAAAGTGAAAATCCTGGCACGGCAACTTGGTGCCACGCCATTCCACATCTACTTGGCTGCTCTGCAGGCACTGTTGTACGATTTAAACTCCAACAAAGATATTTGTATCGGTATCACGGACGCGAATAAAACCGATCCTGCCTATCTAGATACCATCGGTTTCTTTGTCAATCTTGTGCCTATTCGGTTCCATATTGATGAATCTGAGGCAGTCTCGGAGCTTGTAGCTAAATCGAAGAAAACAGCCACCAATGCCTTGTCAAACTCGATGCCTTTTGACGTTCTGTTGGACAATCTGCAGGTTCCTCGTTCCACAACTCACAGCCCACTATTCCAAGTCATCCTGAACTACAAGATGGGATCAACACAAACGGTTCGTTTTGAAGACTGCCAAGCGGAAATCTTAAGATTCCAGGATGCGAGCAACGCGTTTGATTTGGCTTTTGACATTGAAAACTTCCCCGACGGCTCCGCCTCCATTTCTCTCAAAACTCAGGCATACATGTACACTGACTTGGAGCTGCGGTTCATTCTTGACAGCTACATTCGCATCTTGAGTTCGTTCGTGTCAAATCCTCTGCAGAAGCTTCATGAGGTAACTGCACTGTcagaagacgaaaaggagAAATCTCTGCAACTCGGGAGAGGCAGGCAACTCCCAGACCCGAAGCTCGAAACGGTCGCCCACTTCTTTGAGGACTGGGCTTTAACTCAGCCACTCAAGATTGCGCTTCGAGAAGATTCCGGAGCCGAGTTCACTTACAGGCAGATTCAGTCTATTGTGAACGCCTTTGCTGAAACGCTACATGGTGCTGGTCTTGGCCCAGGCTCAAAGGTGTGCGTCTATTGCGAGCCGGGTACTCATATCCTCGCTGCTCTGTTGGCAATTTCCAAGATTGGGGGAATTTACATTCCTCTCGACCCGCAGAATCCTACTGAGCGCCTGCAGCTCATTGTCAACGACTGCGAACCGGACGCAATACTTTGCGACGATGTTACGAGCACTCTGGCATCGCTTCTGAAGTCGGCAGGAAAGTCGATCAACGTTACCGACATTGATACAAGTGCTACTACTACATGTATCCCTGACtggaacaaggccaagggtgATTCTGCGGCATTCGTATTCTACACCAGCGGCACTACGGGCGTGCCCAAGGGAATCGCCTTGACGCACTCGAATGTCGTACATCacatcaactccatcatcaacttttACAGCATCAAGAGGGGTGTCGTCCTTCAGCAAGCCCCCCTTGGATTTGACATGTCGCTTACGCAAATGGCTCTGACCATGATGACGGGGGGCACCCTGGTTGTTGCGTCTAGTGCGACAAGAAGAGATCCCAGCCAGATTGCCAGTTTGATGTACGCAAACAAGGTAACGCATACATTTATGACACCCACGCTAGCCCTAGCTCTCATCCGCCACGGTTACGATGCCTTGGCGCGATGTTCCGACTGGGAGTTTTCATTGCTTTCCGGCGAGGCATTCCGAGCCCACATCGTTCACGAGTTCAGACGCCTCGGACTTGCTGGTTTGAAGCTCTACAACGGGTACGGGCCGACGGAGATTACgatcaacagcagcagtgGTATGGATGAGCTTGACGAAGCGGCCCCCCGAGACACACAGAACCCATCCATCGGAGTCACATTGCCCAACTACACCAACTACATACTGGATAGGAATATGCAACCAGTGCGCATTGGCAAGGCTGGTGAGCTGTTTGTGGGCGGAGCCGGCATCGCCCTGGGTTACTTGAGAAGAGATAAACTCAACAAGGAAAAGTTCCTGCCCGATCCGTTTGCCAGCGCGGATAACCGAGCTCGAGGCTGGTGCCGCATGTATCGGACGGGagacaaggccaagtttCTGCCTGACGGGCGAATCGTTTTCCTCGGTCGCATCCAAGGCGATTCTCAGATCAAGCTGCGGGGATTCCGAATCGAACTCGAGGACATTtccaacaccatcatcaagAGTTCTCATGGAAATATCACAGAGGCCGGGATTTCTCTGCGCCGGAACGGAAACGGATCCGATGATGAGTCGTTCTTGGTCGCATTTGCTGTGGTATCACACTCCTTTGACCACCCGGAACCGTCGGCATTCTTCAAGAAACTGCTGAATGATCTGCAACTACCAAGGTACATGATTCCTGCCAAGATTGTACCGGTGGACCGACTGCCAATGAGCTCTTCCGGCAAACTAGATCAACATGTGCTCGACAGTCTTCCCGTgcccaaagaagaagagagcaACCGGTGCCCCTTGACAGATACGCAGGAGAGGCTCAAGAAGCTCTGGGTGGAAGCCCTTCCGCCGATTGGAGCAACTGCCGCTATCGACCAAGATGTTGATTTCTTCCAGGTTGGTGGAAACTCGCTGCGAATCATTCTGCTGAGAGAATCCATCAGAAGGGAGTTTTGTGTCTCGGTGTCTGTCTTCGATCTCTTCGCAAACAGCACCCTGGGAAGAATGGCTGCTCGGATTGGCGAGTCTACCGATACTACTACAAGCCCCGAAACTATTGACTGGAACACGGAGACTCTCTTTGATGTCCCCGTCATCGAAACGTGCGAGGACGATAGTTATAAACAACATAGGGCTACATCTGATGGGCTTGAGATCATTCTTACTGGAGCTACCGGATTCCTGGGGTCTGCCATTCTCGCatcccttgtccaagatgcCAGGATATCCAAGGTGCACTGCGTGGCTATCCGACAACCCCTAAAGAGTCTCACGGCGGAACAGCCAATCTTCAAATCTCCTCGCGTGAGCTGCTATGCCGGTGACCTATCTCTGCCGCGTCTCGGACTATCTACTTCTGACTTCACCCAACTGTCCGCCAATGCTGACAAGATCATCCACAACGGAGCCGATGTTTCATTCTTGAAATCGTACCGATCCCTACGAGCCATCAATGTGGGTTCGACCAAGGAGATTGTCCGCATGGCAGCTCTGCACCGCATTCCGATCCATTTCATCTCTACCGGAGGCCTGGCCAACTTGACAAACCTGGATGGCCTGCCCCAAGTTTCCGTCTCGTCGTTCACGCCTCCGGTAGATGGCTCGCAGGGCTACATTGCCACCAAGTGGGCATCCGAAGTC is a genomic window containing:
- the FUS1 gene encoding Fusarin C synthetase yields the protein MSQNSLVREPIAVVGVACRFPGEATSPSKLWDLVCEKRDVQKPISSDRFNSDAFYNSNGEASGCTDVKRAYLLSEDIRLFDASFFRTNALEAEAMDPQQRLLLETVYEAIESAGLPLEDLKGSDTAVYVGSMTGDYHEMLLRDPQDMPKYMATGTARSILSNRLSYFFDWKGPSMTIDTACSSSLVAVHEAVTALRLGVSTIACAAGANLILGPEMMISESNLHMLSPTGRSRMWDASANGYGRGEGTAAVIMKTLSQALKDGDYIHGIIRETGVNSDGHTNGITLPSSESQTALIRQTYKAAGIDLALERCQFFEAHGTGTPAGDPIEARAIYEAFFNGEGSTCDTAGNIYVGSVKSTIGHLEGCAGLAGLIKAMEAVRRGTIPPNMGFQRLNPKIERFSKNLIVPTEALPWPELPEGTPRRASVNSFGFGGTNAHAIIENFETAQHVQSPRDIIVTPVVLSANSEKSLREQAIQLNAAMQLADESRLRDIMYTLSNRRSQLPLRTFFVGNSAEEVKKSANDALAEDGTFTVHKDEKPSHQPSRILGVFTGQGAQWPTMGREILKESKFAQKVVKTLEQSLASLPEPPTWTLSEQIFADAAASRLSEAEVSQPLCTAVQLMLVEMLRSAGIQFSCVIGHSSGEIAAAYCAGFLSAEDAIRVAYYRGVCAKLAEGSNGKSGAMMAIGLSYEEALQFCNNEFSSRLDVAASNAPASTTISGDEDAIQEAKALLDQRNVFARVLKVDTAYHSHHMLPCAGPYSSLLKECGVRTLSGNPACEWYSSVVCERIDGARHDGILGAEYWRDNMVNAVKFSSAAELAMQSGEHFDVVLEVGPHPALKGPFEQTAKQVSDSTPPYQATLMRNIHDIDALSKTMGFLWSRLGKSAVDFSAYAACFDVLPGRMADNMPTYPWDHGQSFWKESRKSANFRLRTHPPHPLLGVRSSEDMGPEMRWLNILRLNEIPWLEGHKVQGQVIYPAAAYLVMAMEAAKAIDETKLVQLVELYDVRILSAIQLAQSSQGVEISFSLKITEKDDNSSVAEWACYTSSSTNNANWKCHAKGHVRVEFAMPVDGHLPPRNPPDVSLSTLDMDRFYECLADIGLQYSLEFRSLSSVQRRLGYATASVSHIATDFGAIIHPALLDSSFQSLFAAYCWPGDETLNCPFVPTYLKRLRILNIGVPEGEPLVIDSYLTSVNVSDITCDIDIALTDKNKPFVQLEGLTCTSLLRHDPKNSKELYTRTEWEVDVHSEIRTLEVAQSDEQQNLELVDLCERFAYYYLRNLDKVVQRKEVETMEWHYQRVFEWIDYLFPMIEMGKHPTIKPEWSKDQLPWLLEQKSQYPDQIDLMLIQAVGENLPAVVRKQTTMLEHMVKDDVLNRFYKEGLGFQRANGYMSRISRQIAHRYPRMNILEIGAGTGGATKGILQSLGSTFGTYTFTDVSTGFFEAAAEQFSPWADKMIFKALNIENSPTEQGYSEASYDLIIASNVLHATKTLSETMSNVRRLLKPGGFLLLLEVTSDIVRVKMMMSGLSGWWLGGDDGRRHGPTITVPEWDTLLRSTGFSGVDNTFNDFNHSSKYMTSVMLSQAVDERVQFLRQPLSSRGDSTMADSLTIVGGTQGNVSNIIARHLADCHPRLVVQCVAGFEDFASPLNSTAMKSLLVLQDLHEPVLQNLASSTLVGLQKAINQCRQVLWVSSGCRKDNPFANMSVGLCRSLSSEYPHIRIQHIDVETRLDQGTVHCISEAALRLLHWEKLSADTLWSFEPELILEDTKWYIPRLVPDEKLNQRLTSTKMAVQVDTSLKESTVEIFSEASKYLVTQSVPCIEAEQQTPLSTINVTKALLHPVATECHKDYFLCYGYRGSCLDIPVLALTTANASSVSVPEHFVFDLPAVVADGAAVLQRAAFSVLAEQVLEDVDTPGTIFLHNEDQRFSLVVRLAAAKLGLRCIATTSQEPASSTSQSIFIHPHSSHRVLKALIPQNTKSFIDFSTDGVDQSRFRDCLPPTCRFYALNHMVATGSNVSGISVPQAIKALTSPLDSCLLNTVNQVSISELHGQAAARFPYGTVVDFVVESTIARVPPLQSTRLFRCDKTYLLAGCTGGLGKALCRWMVASGVRHLALTTRNISAVDEVWVREIERAGACLKLYQVDVSDINALQAVYEDIGRNMPPVVGVANAAMVLSDKSFGELKTDNFDIVFGPKVRGTQNLHDIFKGQALDFFIMFSSLASVVGNRGQSNYAAANLFMTTIAEQRRASNLAASVIHIGMVLGVGYVSSTGTYENTLRQYNYMPISESDFLNMFSQAILIGHPKSNHPCELITGLNRYSLNSDAQQYFWHENMRFSHHYIEEEQRKVSTATRTSVSERLEDARGGEEILAVIEEEFCTKLERMLQAEAGTIKASQSLANLGVDSLVAVEIRSWFFKEADVDIPVLDVLNTGTISELCERAAQSVAAAQLSDAEECGKTDDKSPTLLSANIPASNQSTAANTSVPHSLFEESSRGGSETPSEDMGSSDISLPSRRDFEFERCGRLSFAQERLWFLQKYLQDPTTYNVTMAYKISGPLRRRDFEDAFEKVIQRHASLRTGFYVDADTSLPMQRVYKYPHFRFTHKEGADYEEEYHNMQKMRYDLESGDVISATIIRYTDQEHVFILGFHHVAMDGFSAQILVKDLIRAYGGLTISSGCNEYLDYAIHQRDAGVPVEVSKFWMSEFNTLPPVLPLFDFAECKTRTPLLDYKTKAVERTVPMTVSSKVKILARQLGATPFHIYLAALQALLYDLNSNKDICIGITDANKTDPAYLDTIGFFVNLVPIRFHIDESEAVSELVAKSKKTATNALSNSMPFDVLLDNLQVPRSTTHSPLFQVILNYKMGSTQTVRFEDCQAEILRFQDASNAFDLAFDIENFPDGSASISLKTQAYMYTDLELRFILDSYIRILSSFVSNPLQKLHEVTALSEDEKEKSLQLGRGRQLPDPKLETVAHFFEDWALTQPLKIALREDSGAEFTYRQIQSIVNAFAETLHGAGLGPGSKVCVYCEPGTHILAALLAISKIGGIYIPLDPQNPTERLQLIVNDCEPDAILCDDVTSTLASLLKSAGKSINVTDIDTSATTTCIPDWNKAKGDSAAFVFYTSGTTGVPKGIALTHSNVVHHINSIINFYSIKRGVVLQQAPLGFDMSLTQMALTMMTGGTLVVASSATRRDPSQIASLMYANKVTHTFMTPTLALALIRHGYDALARCSDWEFSLLSGEAFRAHIVHEFRRLGLAGLKLYNGYGPTEITINSSSGMDELDEAAPRDTQNPSIGVTLPNYTNYILDRNMQPVRIGKAGELFVGGAGIALGYLRRDKLNKEKFLPDPFASADNRARGWCRMYRTGDKAKFLPDGRIVFLGRIQGDSQIKLRGFRIELEDISNTIIKSSHGNITEAGISLRRNGNGSDDESFLVAFAVVSHSFDHPEPSAFFKKLLNDLQLPRYMIPAKIVPVDRLPMSSSGKLDQHVLDSLPVPKEEESNRCPLTDTQERLKKLWVEALPPIGATAAIDQDVDFFQVGGNSLRIILLRESIRREFCVSVSVFDLFANSTLGRMAARIGESTDTTTSPETIDWNTETLFDVPVIETCEDDSYKQHRATSDGLEIILTGATGFLGSAILASLVQDARISKVHCVAIRQPLKSLTAEQPIFKSPRVSCYAGDLSLPRLGLSTSDFTQLSANADKIIHNGADVSFLKSYRSLRAINVGSTKEIVRMAALHRIPIHFISTGGLANLTNLDGLPQVSVSSFTPPVDGSQGYIATKWASEVYLENVVTRLGIPVWIHRPSNITGVRSPSGDLMQIIFKYSEKIKALPEIDGWKGCFDFVPVETVARGIVCAIHETGLQQGMSPIYRHHCGRDKIPVAGIREHLETKVGARIDSVGIEEWLSRAQSVGLDDTAAALVSSTFAQSSIKTVPWLRSGD